From a single Methanofollis sp. W23 genomic region:
- a CDS encoding glucose-1-phosphate thymidylyltransferase — translation MKGLILSGGHGIRLRPLTYSQQKQLIPVANKPILFYCIQDLIDAGIHSIGIIIGPNREQVISEVTAREWDAEIEFITQDRPGGLAHAVRVAGPFLGDDPFVMYLGDNILLGGIRKFVQDFVESKAEASLLLTKVAHPEEYGVALVDEQKKVIVQLLEKPKNPPSDLGIVGIYGLTPRIFEAIEHIAPSWRGELEITDALHWLILNGHDVTYNLVEGWWKDTGKPEDLLDANRLILDALVAENGEDPVCGVAEGSTVAGRCRIGKNTVIKENSVVKGPVVIGDDCIISNTYLGPYTSIGNGSHLANTEIEDSIVMEGTVIMNSERIVESLIGKNVTINRNGRHPGGRRFVIGDNSNVVI, via the coding sequence ATGAAAGGGCTAATTCTATCCGGCGGGCATGGTATCAGACTCAGACCACTCACCTACTCCCAGCAGAAGCAACTGATCCCGGTTGCCAACAAACCGATCCTCTTCTACTGCATCCAGGATCTCATCGACGCCGGGATCCACTCGATCGGGATCATCATCGGCCCGAACAGGGAACAGGTCATCAGCGAGGTGACCGCCCGGGAATGGGACGCCGAGATCGAGTTCATCACCCAGGACCGCCCTGGAGGCCTGGCCCATGCGGTCAGGGTCGCGGGCCCGTTCCTCGGCGACGACCCCTTCGTGATGTACCTCGGCGACAACATCCTGCTTGGGGGCATCAGGAAATTTGTGCAGGACTTTGTGGAGTCGAAGGCGGAGGCAAGTCTGCTCCTCACAAAAGTTGCCCACCCGGAAGAGTATGGGGTCGCCCTTGTCGACGAGCAGAAGAAGGTGATCGTCCAGCTCCTTGAAAAACCGAAGAACCCGCCCTCAGACCTGGGGATCGTCGGGATCTACGGGCTGACACCCAGGATCTTCGAGGCGATCGAGCATATCGCCCCGTCGTGGCGGGGCGAACTCGAGATCACCGACGCCCTCCACTGGCTGATCCTCAATGGCCATGACGTCACCTACAACCTGGTCGAGGGGTGGTGGAAGGACACCGGGAAACCAGAAGATCTCCTGGACGCCAACCGTCTCATCCTCGACGCCCTTGTCGCGGAGAACGGGGAAGACCCGGTCTGCGGGGTGGCCGAGGGGAGCACGGTCGCGGGGCGGTGCCGGATCGGGAAGAACACGGTCATCAAGGAGAACTCGGTGGTGAAAGGTCCGGTGGTCATCGGCGACGACTGTATCATCTCCAACACCTATCTGGGGCCGTACACCAGCATCGGGAACGGGTCGCACCTTGCAAACACCGAGATCGAGGACTCGATCGTGATGGAGGGGACGGTGATCATGAACTCTGAGCGGATCGTGGAGAGTTTGATCGGGAAGAACGTGACCATCAACCGGAACGGCCGGCATCCTGGCGGGCGGCGGTTTGTGATCGGCGACAACTCGAATGTGGTCATCTGA